In the genome of Nonomuraea sp. NBC_00507, the window GTCTCGGGAGTGATCCTCCAATTCGGGTCCTGGCGGCTGCTGTTCGCCGTGGTGCTCCCCATCGCCGCTCTGATCACTTGGGGCGGCCTGAAGCAGCTCAAGAACGTCGGAGAGCCCAAGTTCAGCACCATCGACTGGCTGAGTGTGGTGACCGCGGGTGCGGGCTTCGGCGGCCTGGTCTACGGGCTCAGCCAGTTCGAGGGCGGTGACATCCGCGTCGCGGCCGCGATCGTGGCGGCCGGCCTGGCCGCCATCGTCGTCTTCGTCGTGCGCCAGCTGTCGTTGCAGAAGCGCGGTGTGCCGCTGATGGACCTGCGCACGCTGCGCCACCGCACCTATACGGTCGCGCTGATCCTGATGTCGGTGGCCTTCATGGCGATGCTCGGCTCGATGATCTTGCTGCCGCTCTACCTGCAGAACGTCCGCGGGCTCAGCGCCCTGGAGACCGGACTCCTCGTGATGCCGGGCGGCCTCGCGATGGGACTGCTGGGCCCGACGGTCGGCCGGCTGTTCGACAAGTTCGGCGGCCGGGTCCTGGTCATCCCCGGCGCCATCGGGATCACGCTCTCGCTCGCCGGCTTCACCCAGGTCACGATGACCATGCCGTTCTGGCAGTTGCTCGGTCTGCACGCGCTGATGATGGTGAGTCTGGCCGCGACCTTCACCCCGGTGTTCACTCTTGGGCTCGGAGCGGTTCCCCCGAGGCTCTACTCCCACGGCAGCTCGATCCTGAGCACGCTGCAGCAGGTCGCGGCGGCCTTCGGCACCGCGCTCGTGATCACCGTGATGAGCGCGCGAGCCGATGCCCTGAGGTCGGCGGGAGTCACGGAGGTGCTCGCCAACCTCGACGGCATGCGGCTGGCCTTCATCATCGGCGCGGTGCTGTCCGTGGCTGTGGTCATCACCGCCCTGCTTCTGCCGGCCCGGGCGGACAACACCGCCGAGTTCCAGGGAGCCGGTCACTGAAGCCGAGGTGACGGGGGGCCGGCGTTCGCGTACAAGCGGGCTTGTCCGGCCCGGCCAGGAATGACGCTCAGTGGTGGAACAGCCGTAGGCCGGTGCGGGCCAGCGTGATCCCGTGCTCGCGGCAGGCGTCCGCGATCTCGTCGGACCGGATGGATCCGCCCGGCTCGGCGATGTAGGTGACACCGTGGTGCTGGGCATGATCGATGTTGTCGCGGAACGGCAGGTAGCCGTCGGAGACGAACGCGACTTCCCTAAGACGGCGGCTCCACTCGGCACGCTGGTCGGGCGTCAGCTCGTCGACCGGTCCTGTCAGGGCTTGGGCGAAGTGGCGCCGCTCGAGCGGGGTGAGGCCGCCCTCGATGAAGCGAACCTGCCAGTTGATCTTCTCCTGGTTCCGCAACCCGGGCACGAAGGCAAGGGCACGCACCGTCGGGTGACGACGGAGCCACCAGGTGTCGACCTTGGCGCCGGCCAGGCGGGTGCAGTCCACCCGGGACTGCTGGCCCGCGCCTATGCCAAGGGTCATGCCGTTGCGCACGTAACAGACTGAGTTCGACTGGGTGTAGCGCAGGACGATCAGGCCCAGCACCAGGTCGTCGGCGGCCGTCTCGGGCAACGGCGCGCCTACGACGAGGTCGAGCAGGTCTCGGGAGATCGGGACCTGCTCGCCGTCCTGGGTCAGGCGCACGCCGAAGACCTCCCGCGACTCCTGCGGCGGAGGGGTGAACGCCGGGTCCGCTTCCAGGATGAGGAATCGGCCGTTCTTCTTGGTGCTGAGCCGTTCGACGGTGCCGGGCTCGAATCCAGGGGCAATGATGCCGTCGCAGACCATTCCGGTCAGGAGTTCGGCGAGGTCGGCGTCGACGGGGTGGGAGACGGCGGCGATGTCGCCGTAGGAGGACTTGGGGTCGGCGTCGCGAGCGCGCAGGTAGGCGCTGGTCAGGTCGGTGATGCGCGAGCCGGCGATGCCATGGAGCTGCTCGGTGACCTCGTCGATGGGCCCGGACAGGGCCGCGCCCGCGGGTGAGACGTGTTTGAACGAGGCGGCGGCGGGCCTGCCCAGCGCCTGGGCGGCCTCGTGCACGAGTTGCCAGGCATTCAGGGCGTCCAGCAGGTTGGTGAACGACGGTTGTCCGTGCAGAATCCGGACCGGCCAGCGGTCCGGCGTCGTCGGGATGGCGTGCGCTTGTGTTTGCTGCGGGTTGATTCCGTAGCGCAACTGCACGTTCTGGCCTCCTCAGCGGGACTTCGCTGATGGAGGCGCCCAGGCGGTCGACGCTCGCATCGGGACACGGCCGCTCCCCGGTGGTGGCCCACCTGCGCCAGTCGCGGCCGGGCACTAGTGTACTCAGCCGGTGCCGAACGTTGCTGCCGACGAGATCGCCGTGGACGCGCGGGTGACCACGAGGTCGCCTTGCGTGGCCTCGACGGCCCGGTGTACAACGTGTCTCGACAATGATCGGGAGCCGCCTGTGACCGTGTACGGAATCCTCGGTCCTGTTCAGGCCCTCTCCGCAGACGGGCCCGTGCACCTTTCGGGAAAACAGCGGTCCGTGCTTGGCGTGTTACTGCTCTTTTCCAATACGTCGGTCTCCCTGGAGCGGCTGATCGACTGCCTGTGGGAAGAGCCGCCCGCGTCCGCCGTGTCGAACATCCACAGCTACGTCACCCGCCTCCGCCGAACGGTCGTCCCTCACCTCGTCACCCACGACCACGGCTATCTTCTGAATCTCGAGCGGACCCAGCTCGACCTGCTCGTCTTCGAGGACCTGCTGAGCACGGCCCGCCGCCACGCGAACGCTGGAGACCTGGCCGCGGCCAACGACGCATACCGGACCGCCCTGTCGCTGTGGCGCGGCCGACCTGCCGAGGACGCGCTGCTCACCTCCGCCGTGACGCCTCGCGTCGCTGTTCTGGAGGAATCGGCGCTTTCCGCCCGGTCCGACTGGGCCGACGTCCGCTTGCGGCTGGGCCTGCACGAAGAGCTGATCGGCGAGTTACGGGCGCTCGCCGAAGCCAACTCGCTCAACGAACGCGTCTGGCGGCAGCTCATACTGGCACTCCACCGGTCCGGCAGGCGGGCCGAGGCCCTGGAGATCTACGGCCGGGTCCGGACAGTGTTGGCGGGTGAGCTGGGCGTCGAACCGGGCACCGAACTCCAGCGCCTGCACGCGGCGATCCTGGGGAACGACGAGGCGCTCACCCTGCCCGAGCGCCAGACTGTACGCCGCCTCGTTCCCCGGCAGCTCCCGCCGGCGGTGGGCCGGCTGATCGGCAGGCGGGCGGAGCTCGGAC includes:
- a CDS encoding phosphoribosylaminoimidazolecarboxamide formyltransferase gives rise to the protein MQLRYGINPQQTQAHAIPTTPDRWPVRILHGQPSFTNLLDALNAWQLVHEAAQALGRPAAASFKHVSPAGAALSGPIDEVTEQLHGIAGSRITDLTSAYLRARDADPKSSYGDIAAVSHPVDADLAELLTGMVCDGIIAPGFEPGTVERLSTKKNGRFLILEADPAFTPPPQESREVFGVRLTQDGEQVPISRDLLDLVVGAPLPETAADDLVLGLIVLRYTQSNSVCYVRNGMTLGIGAGQQSRVDCTRLAGAKVDTWWLRRHPTVRALAFVPGLRNQEKINWQVRFIEGGLTPLERRHFAQALTGPVDELTPDQRAEWSRRLREVAFVSDGYLPFRDNIDHAQHHGVTYIAEPGGSIRSDEIADACREHGITLARTGLRLFHH
- a CDS encoding MDR family MFS transporter — encoded protein: MSSPQLDSPAQLATPAGRTPAVVRLLVLATFVVILNETIMINAIPRLMGALNITEQTAQWLSTAFMLTMAAVIPITGWFLQRVSTRRAYSTAMGLFLLGTALAAVAPSFEVLLGARIIQASGTAVMMPLLMTTLMQVVPEEDRGRVMGNVTLAISVAPAMGPTVSGVILQFGSWRLLFAVVLPIAALITWGGLKQLKNVGEPKFSTIDWLSVVTAGAGFGGLVYGLSQFEGGDIRVAAAIVAAGLAAIVVFVVRQLSLQKRGVPLMDLRTLRHRTYTVALILMSVAFMAMLGSMILLPLYLQNVRGLSALETGLLVMPGGLAMGLLGPTVGRLFDKFGGRVLVIPGAIGITLSLAGFTQVTMTMPFWQLLGLHALMMVSLAATFTPVFTLGLGAVPPRLYSHGSSILSTLQQVAAAFGTALVITVMSARADALRSAGVTEVLANLDGMRLAFIIGAVLSVAVVITALLLPARADNTAEFQGAGH